A section of the Carya illinoinensis cultivar Pawnee chromosome 12, C.illinoinensisPawnee_v1, whole genome shotgun sequence genome encodes:
- the LOC122290390 gene encoding 1-acyl-sn-glycerol-3-phosphate acyltransferase-like isoform X1, whose protein sequence is MENSGTSSFLRTRRLESCFNASSSLSVKETPKRSAKEELRSKRRADIYLDEDGWGSVLISWIRIVLCFLTMMVTTFLWASIMLVLIPWPYERIRQGNIYGHVTGRLMMWILGNPIKIEGAEFSNKRAIYISNHASPLDIFLIMWLTPTGTVGIAKKEIIWYPLFGQLYVLANHLRIDRSNPTAAIESMKEATRAVVKNNLSLIIFPEGTRSKNGRLLRFKKGFIHLALQSRLPIVPMVLTGTHLAWRKGSLHIRPAPLNVKYLPPISTTDWTADKIEDYIKMIHDLYVKHLPESQRPLEL, encoded by the exons ATGGAGAATAGTGGAACTAGTTCTTTCCTGAGGACTAGAAGATTGGAGAGCTGCTTCAATGCAAGCTCTAGCCTTAGTGTGAAGGAAACGCCGAAAAGATCGGCGAAAGAAGAACTGAGATCGAAGCGAAGGGCAGATATATATTTGGATGAAGATGGATGGGGTTCAGTGTTAATATCTTGGATTAGAATTGTCCTGTGTTTCTTGACGATGATGGTTACGACATTCTTGTGGGCGTCAATCATGCTCGTGCTCATACCGTGGCCTTATGAGAGGATCAGGCAGGGGAATATATATGGACATGTAACTGGTAGATTAATG ATGTGGATCCTTGGGAATCCTATAAAGATAGAGGGTGCTGAATTTTCTAATAAGAGGGCCATATATATCAGTAATCATGCATCTCCTCTGGATATTTTCCTAATAATGTGGTTGACTCCCACAGGCACTGTTGGCATTGCCAAGAAGGAG ATCATATGGTATCCACTATTTGGACAACTTTATGTTTTGGCAAACCACCTCCGCATAGATCGTTCCAATCCAACAGCAGCCATTGAATCCATGAAAGAG GCAACCCGTGCAGTAGTGAAAAACAACCTATCTTTGATCATTTTTCCTGAGGGCACCAGGTCAAAAAATGGGCGACTACTTAGATTTAAAAAG GGTTTTATTCATTTGGCATTGCAGTCACGCCTCCCAATAGTTCCCATGGTCCTGACAGGCACCCATCTAGCATGGAGGAAGGGCAGCTTACATATTCGACCAGCACCTCTAAATGTCAAGTATCTTCCTCCAATAAGTACTACTGATTGGACAGCTGACAAGATCGAAGACTACATTAAGATGATTCATGATTTATATGTCAAACATCTCCCTGAGTCTCAGAGACCTCTTGAGTTATAA
- the LOC122290390 gene encoding 1-acyl-sn-glycerol-3-phosphate acyltransferase-like isoform X2 encodes MENSGTSSFLRTRRLESCFNASSSLSVKETPKRSAKEELRSKRRADIYLDEDGWGSVLISWIRIVLCFLTMMVTTFLWASIMLVLIPWPYERIRQGNIYGHVTGRLMMWILGNPIKIEGAEFSNKRAIYISNHASPLDIFLIMWLTPTGTVGIAKKEIIWYPLFGQLYVLANHLRIDRSNPTAAIESMKEGFIHLALQSRLPIVPMVLTGTHLAWRKGSLHIRPAPLNVKYLPPISTTDWTADKIEDYIKMIHDLYVKHLPESQRPLEL; translated from the exons ATGGAGAATAGTGGAACTAGTTCTTTCCTGAGGACTAGAAGATTGGAGAGCTGCTTCAATGCAAGCTCTAGCCTTAGTGTGAAGGAAACGCCGAAAAGATCGGCGAAAGAAGAACTGAGATCGAAGCGAAGGGCAGATATATATTTGGATGAAGATGGATGGGGTTCAGTGTTAATATCTTGGATTAGAATTGTCCTGTGTTTCTTGACGATGATGGTTACGACATTCTTGTGGGCGTCAATCATGCTCGTGCTCATACCGTGGCCTTATGAGAGGATCAGGCAGGGGAATATATATGGACATGTAACTGGTAGATTAATG ATGTGGATCCTTGGGAATCCTATAAAGATAGAGGGTGCTGAATTTTCTAATAAGAGGGCCATATATATCAGTAATCATGCATCTCCTCTGGATATTTTCCTAATAATGTGGTTGACTCCCACAGGCACTGTTGGCATTGCCAAGAAGGAG ATCATATGGTATCCACTATTTGGACAACTTTATGTTTTGGCAAACCACCTCCGCATAGATCGTTCCAATCCAACAGCAGCCATTGAATCCATGAAAGAG GGTTTTATTCATTTGGCATTGCAGTCACGCCTCCCAATAGTTCCCATGGTCCTGACAGGCACCCATCTAGCATGGAGGAAGGGCAGCTTACATATTCGACCAGCACCTCTAAATGTCAAGTATCTTCCTCCAATAAGTACTACTGATTGGACAGCTGACAAGATCGAAGACTACATTAAGATGATTCATGATTTATATGTCAAACATCTCCCTGAGTCTCAGAGACCTCTTGAGTTATAA
- the LOC122290390 gene encoding 1-acyl-sn-glycerol-3-phosphate acyltransferase-like isoform X3 yields MENSGTSSFLRTRRLESCFNASSSLSVKETPKRSAKEELRSKRRADIYLDEDGWGSVLISWIRIVLCFLTMMVTTFLWASIMLVLIPWPYERIRQGNIYGHVTGRLMIIWYPLFGQLYVLANHLRIDRSNPTAAIESMKEATRAVVKNNLSLIIFPEGTRSKNGRLLRFKKGFIHLALQSRLPIVPMVLTGTHLAWRKGSLHIRPAPLNVKYLPPISTTDWTADKIEDYIKMIHDLYVKHLPESQRPLEL; encoded by the exons ATGGAGAATAGTGGAACTAGTTCTTTCCTGAGGACTAGAAGATTGGAGAGCTGCTTCAATGCAAGCTCTAGCCTTAGTGTGAAGGAAACGCCGAAAAGATCGGCGAAAGAAGAACTGAGATCGAAGCGAAGGGCAGATATATATTTGGATGAAGATGGATGGGGTTCAGTGTTAATATCTTGGATTAGAATTGTCCTGTGTTTCTTGACGATGATGGTTACGACATTCTTGTGGGCGTCAATCATGCTCGTGCTCATACCGTGGCCTTATGAGAGGATCAGGCAGGGGAATATATATGGACATGTAACTGGTAGATTAATG ATCATATGGTATCCACTATTTGGACAACTTTATGTTTTGGCAAACCACCTCCGCATAGATCGTTCCAATCCAACAGCAGCCATTGAATCCATGAAAGAG GCAACCCGTGCAGTAGTGAAAAACAACCTATCTTTGATCATTTTTCCTGAGGGCACCAGGTCAAAAAATGGGCGACTACTTAGATTTAAAAAG GGTTTTATTCATTTGGCATTGCAGTCACGCCTCCCAATAGTTCCCATGGTCCTGACAGGCACCCATCTAGCATGGAGGAAGGGCAGCTTACATATTCGACCAGCACCTCTAAATGTCAAGTATCTTCCTCCAATAAGTACTACTGATTGGACAGCTGACAAGATCGAAGACTACATTAAGATGATTCATGATTTATATGTCAAACATCTCCCTGAGTCTCAGAGACCTCTTGAGTTATAA
- the LOC122289125 gene encoding uncharacterized protein LOC122289125 isoform X2, with amino-acid sequence MDLQTGTKPSCQKSWTRILKQFRNRPVFSSGSGEGPPPPKRRRFGCSGNRSNFVVRLTMRLKNFHHKTKVFLEHQSMCSSSKIPLHGCGVLTTESSSQMKARKRKPVSDTPASMSLQTSRNASMFPKLTISPLRRFQLLDSDSDDSSGHDNLSREAHKTGPCSTEQQSNPHSPAILREQKIKVSGITSQNEDLWKDFCPKKSVCIPTPALDEVFEEYYQSLKDKNLNWKLRNNVCTSNKEATSSSQNDEQVWNSEDPFPPVHRYFFHDDPRIQKLVRNRLPNFSPLGIIKNRGHQQPNASVIDYMRQFNHEETSKQKATRKTSFEKSSRRGRNKSDVSNEEELLASGGWMDPKVISAFGKGETSKQKATRKINVDNRSTKGRNNSKRSKKSNNGEGLKTPGSWVDRKSSISTPNDAGKRSVHANGQSAGHWYTSPEGRRVYVTRGGQELTGRSAYGHYRKESGAGFRKSKKKTRAKKRNG; translated from the exons ATGGACCTGCAAACGGGGACGAAGCCTTCCTGCCAGAAGTCATGGACTCGGATCCTGAAACAGTTCCGGAACCGCCCCGTATTCTCAAGCGGCTCAGGCGAGGGCCCCCCACCACCAAAACGCCGTCGTTTCGGTTGTTCCGGGAATCGCAGCAATTTTGTGGTGCGGTTGACGATGAGATTGAAGAATTTTCATCACAAGACGAAGGTTTTCTTAGAG CACCAATCCATGTGTAGCAGTTCTAAGATCCCATTGCATGGTTGTGGTGTTTTGACCACTGAATCATCAAGCCAGATGAAGGCAAGGAAAAGGAAACCGGTTTCTGATACCCCAGCTTCAATGAGCTTGCAAACAAGCCGCAATGCATCGATGTTTCCAAAGTTAACGATCAGTCCTCTTAGAAGGTTCCAGTTACTTGATTCTGATTCTGATGATTCATCCGGTCATGACAATTTAAGCAGAGAAGCTCATAAAACTGGTCCATGCTCAACAGAACAACAATCTAACCCCCACTCTCCTGCAATTTTAAGGGAACAAAAGATCAAAGTGTCAGGTATTACGAGTCAAAATGAGGATTTATGGAAAGATTTCTGCCCAAAGAAGAGTGTTTGCATTCCAACTCCTGCTTTGGATGAGGTTTTTGAAGAATACTACCAGTCTTTGAAGGACAAGAACTTGAACTGGAAACTGAGGAACAATGTATGCACAAGTAACAAAGAGGCTACAAGTAGCAGCCAAAATGATGAACAAGTGTGGAATTCGGAAGACCCCTTTCCTCCTGTTCATCGATATTTTTTCCATGATGATCCAAGAATTCAGAAATTAGTCCGCAATCGCTTACCCAACTTTTCCCCACTTGGTATTATTAAGAACAGAGGACATCAACAACCTAATGCATCAGTTATTGATTACAT GAGACAATTCAACCATGAAGAAACTTCTAAACAGAAAGCAACCCGGAAAACCAGTTTTGAGAAAAGCTCCAGACGTGGAAGAAATAAATCCGATGTATCGAATGAAGAAGAATTGCTTGCTTCTGGAGGCTGGATGGACCCCAAAGTCATTTCGGCATTTGGCAAGGGagaaacttctaaacaaaaagcAACTCGGAAAATCAATGTTGACAACAGGTCTACAAAGGGAAGAAATAACTCAAAACgatccaaaaaatcaaataacgGAGAAGGATTGAAGACTCCTGGAAGTTGGGTGGACCGCAAAAGCTCTATCAGCACTCCAAATGATGCTGGTAAAAGATCAGTTCATGCAAATGGCCAGTCTGCAGGTCATTGGTATACAAGCCCAGAAGGAAGGAGG GTTTATGTCACCAGAGGTGGGCAGGAGTTGACAGGTCGAAGCGCTTATGGACATTACCGGAAG GAGAGTGGAGCAGGGTTTAGGAAGTCGAAAAAGAAAACTAGGGCCAAGAAGAGAAATGGCTGA
- the LOC122289125 gene encoding uncharacterized protein LOC122289125 isoform X1 codes for MAGYEPPSFDLGIDSELQESFEEFPVQIVASDPITNGPANGDEAFLPEVMDSDPETVPEPPRILKRLRRGPPTTKTPSFRLFRESQQFCGAVDDEIEEFSSQDEGFLRDAYPPSQHQSMCSSSKIPLHGCGVLTTESSSQMKARKRKPVSDTPASMSLQTSRNASMFPKLTISPLRRFQLLDSDSDDSSGHDNLSREAHKTGPCSTEQQSNPHSPAILREQKIKVSGITSQNEDLWKDFCPKKSVCIPTPALDEVFEEYYQSLKDKNLNWKLRNNVCTSNKEATSSSQNDEQVWNSEDPFPPVHRYFFHDDPRIQKLVRNRLPNFSPLGIIKNRGHQQPNASVIDYMRQFNHEETSKQKATRKTSFEKSSRRGRNKSDVSNEEELLASGGWMDPKVISAFGKGETSKQKATRKINVDNRSTKGRNNSKRSKKSNNGEGLKTPGSWVDRKSSISTPNDAGKRSVHANGQSAGHWYTSPEGRRVYVTRGGQELTGRSAYGHYRKESGAGFRKSKKKTRAKKRNG; via the exons ATGGCTGGCTACGAACCCCCCTCTTTCGATCTGGGTATCGATTCGGAGCTCCAAGAATCCTTTGAGGAGTTTCCGGTCCAAATAGTAGCTTCCGACCCCATAACAAATGGACCTGCAAACGGGGACGAAGCCTTCCTGCCAGAAGTCATGGACTCGGATCCTGAAACAGTTCCGGAACCGCCCCGTATTCTCAAGCGGCTCAGGCGAGGGCCCCCCACCACCAAAACGCCGTCGTTTCGGTTGTTCCGGGAATCGCAGCAATTTTGTGGTGCGGTTGACGATGAGATTGAAGAATTTTCATCACAAGACGAAGGTTTTCTTAGAG ATGCATATCCACCATCGCAGCACCAATCCATGTGTAGCAGTTCTAAGATCCCATTGCATGGTTGTGGTGTTTTGACCACTGAATCATCAAGCCAGATGAAGGCAAGGAAAAGGAAACCGGTTTCTGATACCCCAGCTTCAATGAGCTTGCAAACAAGCCGCAATGCATCGATGTTTCCAAAGTTAACGATCAGTCCTCTTAGAAGGTTCCAGTTACTTGATTCTGATTCTGATGATTCATCCGGTCATGACAATTTAAGCAGAGAAGCTCATAAAACTGGTCCATGCTCAACAGAACAACAATCTAACCCCCACTCTCCTGCAATTTTAAGGGAACAAAAGATCAAAGTGTCAGGTATTACGAGTCAAAATGAGGATTTATGGAAAGATTTCTGCCCAAAGAAGAGTGTTTGCATTCCAACTCCTGCTTTGGATGAGGTTTTTGAAGAATACTACCAGTCTTTGAAGGACAAGAACTTGAACTGGAAACTGAGGAACAATGTATGCACAAGTAACAAAGAGGCTACAAGTAGCAGCCAAAATGATGAACAAGTGTGGAATTCGGAAGACCCCTTTCCTCCTGTTCATCGATATTTTTTCCATGATGATCCAAGAATTCAGAAATTAGTCCGCAATCGCTTACCCAACTTTTCCCCACTTGGTATTATTAAGAACAGAGGACATCAACAACCTAATGCATCAGTTATTGATTACAT GAGACAATTCAACCATGAAGAAACTTCTAAACAGAAAGCAACCCGGAAAACCAGTTTTGAGAAAAGCTCCAGACGTGGAAGAAATAAATCCGATGTATCGAATGAAGAAGAATTGCTTGCTTCTGGAGGCTGGATGGACCCCAAAGTCATTTCGGCATTTGGCAAGGGagaaacttctaaacaaaaagcAACTCGGAAAATCAATGTTGACAACAGGTCTACAAAGGGAAGAAATAACTCAAAACgatccaaaaaatcaaataacgGAGAAGGATTGAAGACTCCTGGAAGTTGGGTGGACCGCAAAAGCTCTATCAGCACTCCAAATGATGCTGGTAAAAGATCAGTTCATGCAAATGGCCAGTCTGCAGGTCATTGGTATACAAGCCCAGAAGGAAGGAGG GTTTATGTCACCAGAGGTGGGCAGGAGTTGACAGGTCGAAGCGCTTATGGACATTACCGGAAG GAGAGTGGAGCAGGGTTTAGGAAGTCGAAAAAGAAAACTAGGGCCAAGAAGAGAAATGGCTGA
- the LOC122289029 gene encoding uncharacterized protein LOC122289029, translating to MGNCLRHHESSMQWGGEDWGSPAKDQGLCARNKRGDKMGGKAMEMEEEGVLGHGRVFTSSSSATKAASTTPTTEVKIKITRKQLEELLGRVDVKELSVHQVLAQLMNVSDQYETHQRSWRPALQSIPEVN from the coding sequence ATGGGGAATTGTTTGCGGCATCATGAGTCTTCTATGCAATGGGGCGGTGAGGACTGGGGATCGCCAGCAAAGGATCAAGGGCTTTGTGCTAGAAATAAGCGCGGCGACAAAATGGGCGGCAAGGCCATGGAGATGGAAGAGGAGGGAGTTCTCGGACATGGCAGAGTCTTCACTTCTTCTTCGTCTGCAACAAAAGCAGCGAGCACTACTCCTACTACCGAGGTGAAGATCAAGATCACAAGGAAGCAGCTGGAGGAGTTGCTGGGTAGAGTGGACGTAAAGGAATTGTCGGTGCATCAGGTTTTGGCGCAGCTGATGAACGTTAGCGATCAATACGAGACGCATCAGCGGTCGTGGAGGCCTGCCCTGCAGAGTATTCCTGAAGTTAACTGA